The Podarcis muralis chromosome 16, rPodMur119.hap1.1, whole genome shotgun sequence genomic interval aaatatttattttgaaaagcaaaagaaCCTCCCTATTTATAGGAAATTCTCAGTTTGTTCATTTTAGTTACAGATTTCCTGAAATGTAAGCAACTAGTTAAAATGCACATTGGGGCAACCACTTTTGGGGCACTGCTTCATTTGTTGGCGTTTGCAATCCACCCTGAAGCAGGACTAAGACTGCCTTCTCTCAGCTCAGACCAGTGACTGACACTGCCTCCCAAGCTCCCAGGCAGAGGTCCTTTTTTCACAACCAGGGATCCTTTTAACACGAGATGAAGGgtactgaacctgagaccttctgtatgcagagctctaccagtgagctgcgGTCTCTTCACTGAGCAAGCTGCCTTACTCCAATTCAGATTACTTCTCCATCTAGTCTtatgttgtctactctgactggcagcagctttccagagctTCACTGAGAAAATGGGTTTCTCCAACACCTGTTACTTAATCCTTTGGGGGGAGACTgcgcctgggaccttctgcattcaaagcacaaGTTCTACCAGTGATACAGCCTGTGTCAACCGTAGTTAAACCCTGGCTTGCATGTGAATTGCCCATCCATTCTGACACTGCCGAGGAGCCTCAGGCTATCCTACTGTGCACTGGGGACATAGATACCCTACAAACAGCAAATGGTGGCATTTGCTATTATTGCAGTTGGTTGCAAGTAAAACACACCTATGGGACTCCTCGTTCCCCTGTCAACTGCACACAATTCAACCTAACTTCCAGATGAATGCATGCTAACTACCCAAATAGGGAGCTGTtgtgtatttatgtgtgtgtgtgtgtgtgtgtgtgtgtgtgtgtgtgtgtgctcaataaaaatgttgcagttagaaaaaggggaggaagaaaaatcCCTCAATATGGGGAATTATTAGGGTGAGATTGCAAACAGAATTACAAGTGTAATAATATGCATCTGTGGTATGGTAACATTTTATAATGCTGCATATTGTCCTATCCCTCAAAGGGCACCACACAGCTGGAAGAAATACAGAAAGGAAGCAATTAAGATATCAAGGGTGTGGAGTGCTTTCATTATAATATAAGgcttttagtttttgttttagaAAGACGACAAATGGGATGGATGGAGAGAGGTTTATAAAATAATGAACCACATGGGGGAAAAGTGGAAAGAAAATTATTCACCCTCTCTCATACTACTAGGACTCAGTGTTACCTGCCAATGGGTTTAGGATAGAGAAAATCAGAGTATTCCTTCATATAATGCATGATTAACTGAAGAAATTTACTATCAGAAGATGGGGTGATGGCTACTGAATtatgtggcttttaaaaagaatcagacaaattcataaaGGAGGATATCTTCTCAATGGCCACCTCCATGAATTGAGCAGGACAACTCTGAATGAATGCTGGAGTAGATGAGGGAAGCTCAACTTTATGCCCAGCTTGGGACGTACCTAATTAGCCACTGCTGTAAGGAGAAGGCTGGTCTAGGCAGatcttggtctgattcagcatggCTAATCTTGTGTAAGGAGATGTTGAAACTGCACCTTTGACAAGCTGTCATGTTTGAAAATTCACAGGCCCTCTGAGAATGACCCTCCCAGCACACAGCTCAGAGATGAAGCTGGGGAATCTTCTGGATGCTTAAAGACTTGCTGCTTATTTCAGAGCAGCGTTGTCCAAAGGCCACTGCATCTCCTGCAAGACTGCTACATCTCAGCCCCAGCCTCTATAGTGCATACCAAGCTACATATGCAAGGGGGATGCTGGAAGCCTTGTGAGCAGATGGCAAAGGTACAAGGTCAATGGCAACAGAGGGGGAAAACAACCGAAGCACTTGGGCTGGAGAGCAAGAAATTGACAGACTGGGCCAGATTTTAAGAGCAGGAGAGTGGAGCCTATTCTTCCCACGGGAAAATACTCTCAGTCCAGCTATGCAGCAAAACCCTCAAGGAGCTCACTTCTCCTCCCTCTATTGCCGGGCTGGTGACAGTGGTCCAAACTACACCTCCCACACCCAGCTGCATCGCTTGCTCCAGGTTGCTTCAGATGTCCTAAGTGCTAGGCCTATGCTGCTGCCAGCAGCTTTGCAATCCAGAGCACAGCAGATACCAGAAGGTATCCCTCAAGACACAGCAGACCATTTCCCCAAGTCTCACCAGCCACGCTAATGTGCCATCCCCCTCCTCCAAGCGACTCAGGAAAAAAACGCTCTCACCTCCAGACTCAATATGCGGAGTATCGCAACCTGTCCGCGCCTGCATCCCGCCCGAACCGCTGGACATCGTAGAGGGATGATCGCGGAACGGGAGAAAGCTGAACACGCTCGTATCCGTACACGTCTCCGACGGTGGAAGCCGCAGCTGCCGAGCGACGCAGGGGGCTTCTATCCCGGGTGTAAAATGAGGAAGTCGCGGCCGCCGCCGCAgcagctactgctgctgcagtTCCCGAGGCAGGCAGCAAGGCCCTCTCGTAGGGCTCTAAGGCAGTGGAGAGGCGATTGGCCATGGCCGTGGCTTGTGAGTACTGGGCGTACTGGGAATACTGGGCCATGGTCTGCTCCGCATAAGCGTCGTATGCAGAAGCCCCATACGCCGCGGCGGACCTCGCGCGATACCGTTTATAGTAGTCCACCATTCCGTAAGGGTCATCATAATACACGGGGTCCCCATAGCCCGTAGGGTAGGGGGTGCGCACCATTCCGTATTGCTCGCTATAAGTTTCGGTCAACTCGGGCACTTGCCCCGTGCGATCTACCGGGCACTCTTTAGACCAGTGACCCTCCTTCCCACACCGGTAGCAGCCACTCTTGTCTCCCATCCCGGGTGCGGTCCTGAGACGGCTGGTGGACAACTGCACGCGCATTCGTTTGCCTTGAAGAAACAGACGCAAGAAGGGCAGCTATAAAGATttgttaaaaacagttcaaagcaAAAGCACAGCAGGTCAGgtatgtttgcttgtttatgtCATGACAACCAGCTGGCCCAGTCTGCACAGCTAACAGTACAAGAGGCAAAATAAAAAGTGTTTCTGGGATCAGTTGTCCCTGGCAGCAGGGAAAGTGGAATCCTGCACCTTCTGACTTGGAATAGCCCACCAATTTACCTGAGGAGCAGAGCATACAGCAGCAGAAGAGTTGTTCCAGCCTGCTTAGGAATGTGAATTATTTCATTCAATCCCCAAACATGGTTCTGGCTGCAGTAACACAAAAATATTTTGGCAGGCCTGCAGAATGTTATGGTAAAGCCCGAATGAGCCAGCAGACCCAGGAGGCTTGGGTTCAAAAACTTTGCTAGCTTACTTAGCTAGCTTACTGTATGGCTGCATCAGGAAACATACAATATCCCAGTATGTGGTCCTGAACACTCCAGAAAAAACTGTTgctgttattttgttttaaaataacatttgtgacCCTTATGAGGGGATGAAATGCTTATAGGGGCATAGCAATGTATGCTAAAGGTTCTAAAAGGATATGAAGAAAGTTCCAACTCTGGTTTCACACTGAATTAATCCTTACATTCTTGATCCACTCTTCCTTGTCTCTCCATTTTCCAAAGGCAACAGCACTTCCCTGACCCTGACACCAATAAAGCTTGCATATAATGAATCAAATGTAATCTATTCATTCTGCTCAGAGGGATCTTGCAGGATAAGGCTTCCTGAGCTTTCAAGACATTCAGTTAGTTGAGATCCCTGACTATGGCCCTGTCTCTATTCCTGACCTATCACAGACAGACAGAACTTTCCATGTCCAGAGAAACCACTAGCACAGCAACTAAATGGAAGCCAGAGAGGTTGCAGGACATCAAGGAGGAGGACAGTGACCCCCTACGGAAGTCATAAACTAAGACTACCCATTTCCTCAAGCCAGACCAGAACCAGACATGCACCACAAATGAAAGATTTACACTTGGCACACAGCCAAACATAGCATGGCTTAGTTCTTACAAGGCCAGCCAAGTCTTTTTCTTTCTGCTGCCActtgccttagaatcatagaactggaaggggccacgagggcGACCTAGTTCAATCCCCCGCAATACAGGAATCCTTCAGCCTTGTGGTCTTACCATGCACAGAGGCTGATAACATCCACCCAGCAATGTAGGGCAGGTGTTGCTCACCAAACTAGCCTAGTCCATCTTTTAATTGAGGGCAACTGTTTACAGTCCATGCCCTCATATTTCAGCAGTGAAAAGGTTTAATGTTCAACCCAGCTGATTTCTGCAACATTCATCCAAAAGGCTACTAACAATGGCTATCTGATACCTGTAGTGGCAGCCTGAATACCAGTCACGAGGAAGCACGAGTGGGAAAGGGCTCAGGTTCTACCTGAGGGCTTCCGAGAGGCATCTGGATGCTCACTACGGGAAACAGGATGTTGGTCTAACACAGCAGGGCAATTCTTACATATGAAGCCCCCTACAAACTTGCCCCAAGACCACTGCTCCTTTTCAGCTCTCCTTTATTCCAACACGCCCCCTGGGAACAGGGGAATCTCaatacccccacccctaccccgcGCATCTTGTTAGGATAGTGGAGAGGAAGGGAACCTTTTTGTGCCTGGGGTTTTCATGCACAGTTCAGCAGCTGCTTTTGCTCCTAGACAACAAGCCCTGGATAAAACCTACCTCCTGATGGAAAGAGGCCAGGTCATCCTGAGAGTAGTGTTTGAAATTTCCCAGGTGCCTTTTGCAACTGGCGTGGGTCCAACTGCGACCACGTGGAGAtttctggatgccaggttggcaactgacctctccatctggctggcccctccagctatcttaagcaggtaagcagaagagcttatttgttgcatttatatcccaccttttcctccaaggtgcaCATGGTTCACCCCcatcctcagttaatccctacaacaaccctgtgaggtaggctaagaggctgtgacaggcccaaggttacccagtgagcttcacaactaagtgggggtttgaaccctgatctcccaggtcctagtccgacactctagccagtacaccacactgacttCTTAGAGTGggacagctatataaattaagtaggtaaataaataaatatgggaaaagcaaaatgtcactcagaaaaggatctgaaatattttccttgaagtctGAATTTGttctattctggattgttttatctgatgttgtaatgtgttgtaaactgttttgaatgtttttctttaaaatataaagtggggTAGAAATGAAATGAGTAACCAATAAAAAttccactgggggtgggggggaaaaggcacctagacattctgttgtggcgactgttacctaggtttaaggtgccatttggtgattagcttatatatctttcTAACTCTGCCTGGGAGTACATGTGGCTCAGCTTCCAAAGTTATCCTTCTTGCCCACTTTTGTCCAATGGATCAGGTTGCACAGCTTGGTTACTGGGAAACAGCTTCTGTGTTCCTGATCTCACCTTTTGGGGTTTATGCTCCATTGCATGTCAACCCACAACTCCAAATAAGCAGCAGGTGGGATCCTGTGCCTTAAAAGCTGCATGAACAGGGCGGGCACTGCTCACCAGACCCCACTTTTAACTGAGTAACACCACTGAAGAAGCTTCTCTCATCTTTGCATGATCAGCTGTGTTTGCAAAAATCCCTTCTGGTTCAGGCAATTTGTACCTTTTTTGCTGCTACTTAGTTATCTTCCTGGAATTCATAAACAATCACTGTTACTAGCCTCGCAGTCTTCAGGGAGTATGAGTGAAGCACCTTGGCACAGAGAAACACACTTCGCTGCCAAGTTAGCTACAGTGGCTGAATTTAATTGTATAAAGTCTTCAACACCAAATCCAAGACTATATACAACTACTCTTTGGAGCCAAAAGGACCGCAAGTAGGAATTTCTCACCTCAAAGTGTGGCTTAATACTGCCAGATTGGGAgatgaaacaagcaaacaaataatggGCATTGGTCTGCAAGTCCTAAAATGCTGAAGCAACAGAGAGACTGAAAAGGTGGAGGCTTGCCTTAATAGGTAATAAATATTATGGCTTATTTCAGCATATGTTTATCCCTGTCTTAACTCTATACAGGCTTCTCCCCGCCATGAACACAGCTCAGCCAAACAATTTCAAATGAACCAGGCCTTTGCTCACATGACTTACAACCCTACCAATTCCTTGCCTTGACCACTCCCTAGAGACATCTAACTTTATATACAGAGTTACATCTTACCTATCAGCATGATATAGCTAGATTCTAACCACTTTCCAGACAAgctaaaaggaaaatgaaaaaaactgtgcattttaattgtacattttggttgttgttgttttgttggaaGAAAGAGTACTTTAACATATTATCATGCAATTCTCACCTGGAAGGTATCAACCTCAGCAAAAATTGACATGGATGGTTATTTTggatttcttcccccacccaaaaaaagctcCAGATTGGAGAAATTTGTTTTgttaacacatttttgcaaacactgTACTGAAGAGTTTTAGTAACCAACTAAAGTACAACTCAGATGTTCAACATTCTCAAAATTAGGTATATATCCCTCTCCAAACCCCCGAAAAGtggaagtaaaaagaaaaataaaaataaataagtaaataaattactAGAATAGAAATAGTAGAGTACTAGAACAAGCTGAAAAAATCAATCTTTGCTGCCTGTCCCTAGCTATCAGATTTGCTATGTTGTCTTGGATCTAACAATGACAATCTAACTGCTCGGCAGGAAGCTGTTAGCAACAGAATGTTGATAAATATTGCAGCTTCTAAGAGAGAAGTAAAAGGTCATGCAGGCCTTGGGAAGGAGAAGCCATGTGTTGTCAGCAATAAAaggaaagggcggggggggggtcagttAAGAAGGCCTGGAAGTAGAAAACACAGGAAGTGCAAAAGTAAACTGGCTGAAGGAATGGGAACAGAGCAGGCAGTGGGCTGGGAAGCATGGACTTAAGTGATTGATAGCTATAGAGGCGGGAAGCGGGAAGAAGAGAGgcagttcttgtttttaaaaaggatctaCTTGCTGAAAGGAAAGTGACAGGTAGGTAAGGAAGCTGGGTGAGGAGGAAGGGTAGGATTGCACAAGGTCAAAAGGCTGATTAGGTGGTGGGCGGGCTCCATATCGCATGGATTTGAGCCGATCTTCAATCATCAGTGCTGAATGCTTATAGCAATTCAATCAATAACCAACTAACTAAAACTTTAAATACACACTGAACATCCACAAACACCACATAACTAGTAGGGCTAACAAGAAGCAGAGACCTGGGAACTCTGAAAGACCTGGGGGCTTTTTCATTGCTGTTCTGTACTGGATGTAAGAGAAATTTAAagtcatttttaaatttaaagttaGAAAACttcttttggggtgggaggaTACATTGAAAGTTTTTCTTCTGATACGTTGGCTGTTCAGCTAAAATCAATTTTTAAGGCATCTTTCTGGGATTTCATTAAATTTACTTGTATTTGAAATTGTTCTGGCTCTACAAGTGGTATATACAAATTTGGATGCAAATGTATTGAGGAGGCCTTCCTTTTCAGAAAGCAGTGAGCTTTGGTTCATTAAATTTCTCTCACAGAAAATAAAGTACCCACTTTCAAATCCTCAAACAAGGCCTTTTGccaagaatgtacagtggtgccccgcaagacgaacgcctcgcaagacggaaaacccgctagacgaaagcgttttggaggcgcttcgcaaaacgaatttccctatggggttggtCCCCGCAgggttttttcgctccccccccctttcctaaggcgctaagccgcttatcagctgttccgctgataagccgcttaacagctgatcgctgaaagccactagaccgctgtagcgctaatccgctaagctgtcaatgggcttgcttcgcaagacgaaaaaaccgctagacgaagagaatcgcggaacggattcttttcgtcttgtgaggcaccactgtacatgtatttaAATCGAATCTATTTAAGAAAATCATTGGTTAGAAGCAAGtctaatcaaatattaaaatctaGCCAGCAGACAGCCCTCCTAGCTGCTGAACGTGGCTGGAATAGTTTGAAACTCTGGTCAGCCCCCGTGGGAGAGGCGAACCCGTACATGGGTCTTTTTCCTTCCTGTTCCTAGCCCACCTGGCTCCCCCTTTCCCACCTTGGAATTCTGTGTTGTCAAGGCCCCTGATGGCCTCCACGGCATCCTCTGCTCTCTCCATGTGCACAAACGCGTAATCCTTAACAATGTCGCATTCAAGCACCGGCCCATACTCCTCAAACTTGGTTCGCAGCTCCAGGTTGGTGCAGCCGGGGCTGATGTTGCCTACGTGCAGTTTGGTGGAAGCCTTGCTCTTGTTCTTACTGGCCTCCACGTTGATGCACACCCCGTGCAGCTTGTAATGGTGCAGGTTGCGGATGGCATCCTCGGCTGCCGTCTTGTCCTCAATGTGCACAAAGCCGTAGTTCTTGATGATGTCGCATTCCAGAACCCGTCCATACTGCTCAAAAAGGGAGCGGATCTCCTGCTCCGTGGCCTCCCGAGGAAGATTGCCAATAAAAAGTTTCACCATGGTGGCTAATGCTGAGCGTGGGGGACAAGAAAGAGGCTGCATTTCAATGAATGAAGACAAACAGTATTAAGACACTTACgcaaagaaagaaaaccaaaccGGGATTCACTAGTCAAAGAACAATTCCTCACATCAAGATCAAGAGCATCTAATGAATTTCACAAGCCCCCTTCAAGTGCTATCTTCCAAGAGATCATAATCTTGTTGAGAAGGCCCTCACTACTATGGCTCTACCCccatatggtggtggtggggatatcTGTACAGAGAAGCAAACTCTAGGTAAGTAGCCTTCCCATGGTTTGCAAACTGGTGTGATCAGAGCTCTAAGTCACAGGTACTTCAAGCAGACTCTCCTCTTCAGAAGTTCTTCTCTTATGTGTGTGGATAGCAGTGCGCAGGCACAACCCCCCTCTTTCACCATGCAGCAGATGGACTGCCTGTTTTTAGAAATATTGTTATTAGGCTTATGTACTTGcttccctgagctcctttggaaggaagaatATAAACTTTTAGAGTAATAATAGCTGAAGGATCTAAACCTGGATTTCCTATATATCCAAAGCAAGTGATCTATCCTATTTACCACAAACTGATTTTCTAGGATGATTCACTTATTCAACAGATTTATATTCACCTCTTAAGCATTCAGAtattcaaagcagctcacaataatGTCTTAATTATGTTTAAAGTCTCTGTAAAAGCAGACCTCTGCATACAAACCCAAAGATGCATTCCACCCACACGCTGCAACATTtatttatacagtcgtaccttggatcccaaatgccctggaactcagacattttggctccaaAATGccgcaaaacctggaagtgattgttccagtttgcgaacggtcttttggaacccgaatgtcctatagggcttccgcggcttctgattggctgcaggagtttcctgcagccaatcagaagccacaattttgttttcaaacattttggaagttgaacggacttcaggaacggattctgttcaacttccaaggtattaCTGTATACTGCTTGATGGTAACAAAACCTATCTAACCTATCATAGGTATTGTCATTCCCACTCTCTTTTTTCAGGCCCTTtatctgtgcctttaacagcggCTTGGCATAGAAAAATTTAGAAAGTGACTATTTTACATTCACTTCATGCAAGAAAAGCTTCCCCTACAGAATTTCTGGGCAACAGATTGTTGCTATAGCAGAAGATCAGAACATCTTTTGTGAGGTACATCCCTCTGGAATTGCCTTCCACAAAGCAGCATCTCTCCTAACCTTTGGGGATTAAGGCTGGGTTGGTTTATTCAATTTCTGCTATTGAATTGGAGCTCCTTGTGTTGGTGCTGCTTTGTGGATTTGTGCCACACCCTCTTGAAGTGCTCAGCTCTCTACCGTCAAATAAATCCCTTTTCAAAAAACCAGTCTCTCCTCAGGGCCTTTGGATTACATCCCCCCACTCTCAACACTGCAATTATAACCAAGATTGACATTGCATCTCTTTTCATGCTCTTTtaaggtgtgtgggtttttttaaaaatgtattgctAGGactcttatttcttatatattgcaAGCCACCAAGCACTCTATTGAGGGAGTGGAAAGATGGCATATAaacttctgaaataaataaaaaatgcaagtaCATGCATTTAATTGCTTTTGCTTCCTGCTTACCTCACCGTCCTCTCATTTTCTAATTTAGATAGTAAGTTAACAATGCAGTCCTTTGCATGGCTCTATAGAAACAAGCTTTTGAGTTCAATAAGACTGAAGCCTAAATATGGCTGCATATGCACTGTGCTTTTAAAGCACATGAGCTCTCCtaaggaatcttgggaactgtagattgttgGGGTACAGGGAATTGTTCAATGAGGGGTAAATTAtagtgcccaggattctttgggagaccccaattgctttaaatgtatggtgtgcatgcagcacgagtttaaaggtaaaggtacccctgcccgtacgggccagtcttgacagactctggggttgtgtgcccatctcactcaagaggccgggggccagcgctgtccgcagacacttccgggttacgtggccagcatgacaaagctgcatctggcgagccagcgcagcacacggaacgccgtttaccttcccgctggtaagcggtccctatttatctacttgcacccgggggtgctttcgaactgctaggttggcaggcgctgggaccaagcagcgggagcgcaccccgccgtggggattcgaaccgccgacctttcgatcggcaagccctaggcgctgaggcttttacccacagcgccacccgcgtcccatgcagcACGAGTTTAGTTTAGGGCAAAACTAGATGTGACATTGGTTTAGTATTGCATAGTTGTTTTTAATGAAATAGTCGGTGTGTGGGGTGGAAACTGAATTGTGACAGTAGTGTGGGCTAAGGGGAAGTTTTATTATTgagatttataccctgcccttcacccaaaggttGTAGGGTATGGGTCACAtcaatagaaataaaaaataaaattaaaaaattatacaaCTAAAACTAACACAAACATTTCTGATAggataaaaatacatttattcttCTGCCACTacccaaaggaaacaaaaatggtTTCAACCATCACTGAAACCCCTATGGCatggtagccccatgtagagtgcattgcagtactgTAGTTGGTTTGGAAGTTACCAAATCGTGGGTTACTGTAGCCACTCTATCCCAGTCCAAGAAAGGCCATAGCTGGTGAACCAAAAGTAGCTAGTAATAGACACTCTGTGACAATGTGGCTACTAGAGTTTACATACCTGAACTTTTAATGGGAGTGCAACCTCTCCAGAATAAGGTGTGAACCCACTTCCTGAATATAGGACCAAAAAGCCACAGAATCTCCATCCTTTCAGCTCAGTGCTCGCCCCCAGCCCTCCATAACTTCCAGGCAATCAATTCACACCCAAAAACCTTCTGATTCCAATGCAAAGAAGGTATCATCAGCATATCGATGCCAACTCATCCCACATCCCCTGATGATGGTACCCAACAGCTTCacatagatgttaaacagcatagcaGACAGGATGGACCCCCTACAAAGCTGAACAGCGCAATTACTATGGGGTCAAGCAGGAATCTCAAAAGGCTATTCTCTGAATCTGGTACCCCGAGTAGATGAACTACCATTGCACAACACTGCCTCCAATTCCCAATTTACAAAAGCGGCCCAGTAGGACACCAGAGCTAAGTATATCAAAAGCTGTTAAGTGATAATCAACAGAGTCATACACACTCCCATCCCTCTCCCAATTCAAATAATCAATAAGGGCAACCAAAGCTGTCTTTGTGCCCAATCTAGGCAGTTGACTGAAATAGGCCATGATAACATGCTTCTTCCAAGCACACCTGAAGTTGAACAGCTATTACCTTCTCAATTGCCTTGCTCCCAAAAGTGGGTATCACATTTCTCGGTCTAAGGAAGGCTTCTCCAGGAGGGATTGCACTCTCCTTCAAGGCAGCCAACACAGCACAATCCTCCCTAAATGAAGTATTCAACCAGTCAATCCCTTTCAACTagattttataagccaggatgagCAAAGGGTCAAGATTGCAGATGGTAGGCCAAACCTCTTCAACTATCTTCTCCAGGTCATTGGGGCACAACAGCTGAAATTGATCCCATTTATCCAACCTTGA includes:
- the LOC114586575 gene encoding RNA-binding protein 4B-like isoform X1, translating into MVKLFIGNLPREATEQEIRSLFEQYGRVLECDIIKNYGFVHIEDKTAAEDAIRNLHHYKLHGVCINVEASKNKSKASTKLHVGNISPGCTNLELRTKFEEYGPVLECDIVKDYAFVHMERAEDAVEAIRGLDNTEFQGKRMRVQLSTSRLRTAPGMGDKSGCYRCGKEGHWSKECPVDRTGQVPELTETYSEQYGMVRTPYPTGYGDPVYYDDPYGMVDYYKRYRARSAAAYGASAYDAYAEQTMAQYSQYAQYSQATAMANRLSTALEPYERALLPASGTAAAVAAAAAAATSSFYTRDRSPLRRSAAAASTVGDVYGYERVQLSPVPRSSLYDVQRFGRDAGADRLRYSAY
- the LOC114586575 gene encoding RNA-binding protein 4B-like isoform X2, which gives rise to MVKLFIGNLPREATEQEIRSLFEQYGRVLECDIIKNYGFVHIEDKTAAEDAIRNLHHYKLHGVCINVEASKNKSKASTKLHVGNISPGCTNLELRTKFEEYGPVLECDIVKDYAFVHMERAEDAVEAIRGLDNTEFQGRLFEGWTSGSCGTSATKLCQASRCVNLCLAWSH